The sequence below is a genomic window from Streptomyces sp. NBC_00289.
GCTGAGAGGCCGGCAGTTTGCACCGGCGGTCACCCTCGCGGGTGATGATCAGCATCGTGACCCACTCCACGAGGGCATGCGGAAGGTCGAGTGCGGCAGGATAGGTAACCAACAAGGCTCCCTGACAAATGAGTTGAGACGTGAGATCTCTCGCTCAACTGTCCGGGAGCCTTGTCCGTTACGAGCCCTTGTCTGTCACCCGATCGGTGGCCAACTCGAAGAAGCTCACTCACCGCGACCTGGCAGTTGGCCTGTTTGCCCAGCGCTCCGCAGTACTGGGGGGCGACCGCCACCGACATCTTCCCGTCCTTGGGGAACGACACGTCATCGACCGCCCAGGCATCCGGGCAGACCTGGGGCACCATCCGCTCGGCGATCCGCCGCCGTACCGGCACCGGATCCCACGTCGACTGATTCACGAACTGCTGCAGGTTCTGCTCGTTGCCGTCCGGCAGCCGCTCCGCCATCGGCTGGATCGACTTACGCCGCCCGTCCAGCATCAGCTGTCGGCGTACACACGATCGTCCCCGGTCGCGTACGAGTGAAAAGGGACGCTTGATGGTGCGGTGAATCGTGGTGCCCGGCACTCTTCTGCTCGTCCGGTGAAGGGTGGCGGAGGGTGGTGACGCGGTGGTTTTGGACCCGCAGCGCTGGCTGGAACTGCGGCGGTTCCGTGCTCTGGTCGAGTCAGGGGCGGTCAGTCTGACCGAGGTGGCCAAGGAGACTGGGCTGGACCGCAAGACGGTCCGCAAGTATCTGTCGAGCACGGCGGCGTCGGTGCCGCCGAGGCGGACGTCGAACGGCCGGCCCCGGAAGAAGGCGGTCGACGAGGTCGCCCCGTTGATCGACGCGATGCTGCGGGCAGAGATCCTCATCAAGGGTGCTGTGGTGCACGAACGCCTGGTGAAGGAGTACGGCTCGACGATCAACTACCAGCGGGTCAAGCTCTATCTGCAGGAGGCCCGGCCGCGGATCGCGGGTGAACTGGGGATCGAGCCGCGGGAGTTGGCGGGTATGCACCGCCGCTTCGAGGTGGTTCCCGGGGCCCAGGCTCAGGTCGACTGGGGCGATGAAGGCAAGATCCTCGCCCACCTGGGAATCCCGAAGGTCTACTCGTTCCATATGGTGCTGTCGTACTCGCGCGATCCGTTCTGCTGCTTCACCACGAGCCAGGACCTGCAGACCTTCTTCGACTGCCACCGGCGGGCATTTGCGCACTTCGGCGGGGTGCCGATGTCGATCGTCTACGACCGGACCAAGACCGTCGTGCGCCGGCACGTCGCTCCCGGTGAGGCGGTTCCGCTGCATCCGGAAGCGGTCGGCTTCGCCGGCCACTACGACTTCGACATCGACGTGCTGGCCGCCTACCGGCCCACCGGGAAGGGTCGGGTCGAACGCCAGGTGTTGATCGTGCGTGATCACGTGCTGGCCGGGCGGGCGTTCTCCTCGCTCGAGGAGTTGGATGCCGCGTTCTTGGCGTGGGTGCCGCAGCGACGCGCCCGCACCCACGCCACCCACCACGAGGTCATCGGACACCGGGCCGCCCGGGATCACGCCGCCCTGAAGCCGTTGCCGTCCTCGCCCTATCTGGTGGCCGAGCGGCATCTGCGGCCGGTGGGCAAGGACTGTCTGGTCGCGTTCGGCGGGAACCTCTACTCGGTGCCCGCCCGCAAGGTCCGCCCGCGTCAGCTGGTGGAGATCAGAGCGACGAAATCCCAGGTCATGCTGCACACGACCGTCCCCGATGCCAGCGGCGAGACGTTGCTGTCCAGCCATCCGCGGGCGGTCGGCCGCGGCGTGGTTGTCAAGCAGGATGAGCACTGGGACGGCCTGCCAACCGGCAAGAACCGCCGCACTACGACGGGCGACGAGCCGCCACCACCGCAGAGCGAGTTCCCCGCGGCGGGTCGCATCGGGCCCTTGCAGGCCCTGTTGAACCGGGCCGCTGCAACCCAGATCGAGGTCGGGCGGCGGCCGCTGTCGGTCTATGACGAACTGACCGGCACCCGGCCCTTCACCACCAACTCCCCGACGAAGGAGTCGTCTTGAGCGAGCTGACCGGCAACCGCATCCGCACCACGGCCGGCAAGCTCGGCCTGCCCCACCTGGCGGAGACCATCAACGAGTACACCCGCCGAGCCGACGAGGCGAAGATGGGCTACCTCGACTTCCTCGACCTGGTCCTTTCCGAAGAGCTCGCCGTCCGCGACGACCGCCGCTTCCGCCAGGGCCTGCGACTGTCCAAGCTGCCACACCACAAGACGCTGGACGAATACGACTTCTCGTTCCAGCCCGAGCTCGACCCGCGCAAGGTCAAAGACCTCGCCAGCCTCTCCTTCGTCGACGGCAAGGCGAACGCCGCGCTGCTGGGGCCACCGGGAGTGGGCAAGACGCATATCGCTGTCGCTCTCGCTGTCGCGGCCTGCCGGGCCGGCTACTCGATCTACTTCACCAGTCTCGACGACATGGTCCGCAATCTGAAGGCTGCCGAGTCGGCCGGACGGCTGGTCAACAAACTCGGCACCTACCTGCGGCCGAGCGTCCTTGTGATCGATGAGGTGGGCTACCAGCCCCTCGAACGGGCCGAGGCGAACCTGGTCTTTCAGGTCATCTCCAAGCGTTACGAGAAGGGCTCCATCATCCTGACCTCCAACAAGACCTTCAGCGAATGGGGACAGGTGTTCGGCGACGAGGTCCTCGCCACCGCGATCCTCGACCGGCTCCTCCACCACTGCGAAGTGATCGCGATCAACGGCCCGAGCTACCGGCTCAAGAACCGCCTCCAGGCCATCGAGCGGGAGAACGAAGTGGCCTAACACCTGGGGACGTTCAAACGTACCGGCCCGGCCCGAAGCGAGAGTACGCCGACATCAGCCCCCGCAGGTAGCAGTAGCGGTGGCGGAAGTCTCGAATTGCTGAGTCAGATCATCCTGCTCACCCGGGAGAACGGAAACATGGTCCGCGGCGCGTGCCCTGCCGAGTCTCGCGGAAACGGGCTCGTTGGGGTGGCAGGCGGCGTAATAACGAAGGAAGGATACGGCAGCTGTAGAGCAGCGGCCGAGTTTTCGATCATGGCGGGGTGTCGGCGTATGCATGCCAGCGGCGGTGGCAGAGGCGGGCGCGGTGTTGGTGGCGGCGGCGCCAGGTGGACCACCACAGCAGGTGGTCGGGGTCTCGTCGGGGTGGCGGAAGGATCAAGGCCCGTAGCAGGCGGAGGAGTTCGTGGCTGCTGAGGGGCACGAGGTTGGCCTCGTCGGGGTCGTCGCGGGTGGTCTGGGCGGCGCGTTCGAGGGCGGCGGTGACGGCCAGGAAGGCGTAGGCGACCAGGGCGATCACGCTCCAGCGGTGCCAGGAGTTCCAGCAGGGCCACCGTACCGGTCCTGTGGCCCCACGCACGATGATCGATATGGCGAGCGAGGAGAACACGCTGGAGGCGGCAGCCCAGGCGCTGCACGATGCGCAAGAAGCGGTCCATGTGGCCCGCCGGAATCTGACTGCGGCGATCGTGGCCGCATACCAGAGCGGCGAGCCGGCAGCCCAGATCGCGATGCGCACTGGTAGAGACGTCATCGGGATCCGAAATCTGCTGGCCGCCGCCCAGGCGACACGTCGCCGGTAATCGAACCCCGTCCAGGAACGCCGCGGTCACGTCATGGACACTCCGTGCGCAGTCGCCGGATCTCGCCGTGGGCCCTTTCCAGGCGTCGGGTCAGCTCGGTGTTGGCCGCCCGGAGTTCTTGACCCGCAACAGGGCGGCTTCCAGGCGCCGGTGCAGTGAGGCGGTGCCCGTCGGCTGCTGACCGGTCCGCACGGGTGACGGTACTCCCTGCTTCAGCTTTGATGGCGTCGACCAGATTGCTCTGCGTGTAGAGCCAGGAGCGGGAGATACCCGCTGTGCGGGCGACGCCGGCGACGGTGACGGGTCCTCGGCTCTTCTGGGCGTTCTTGACGGCTTCCTCGGCGCGTGAGGGTGCCTGCAGGCACCCTCACAAGCCTTCCCCGACCGACGCGGACGAGTCGAGCGCCATCCCTGCCCCCGCTGCGGCGCCGAACCCGGATCGCCGTCCCGCCCGCCGACCCGTTCAACCTGGTGGGGTCAGGCGGCGCTGAGGTCGGCCCAGTGGTTGATGAGGCCGTCGGTGTCGTTGTCGGGGGTGGGGGTGGTGCCGGTGTGGTGGGCGAGGGTGGTGATGATGGTGGTGCCGCGGCCGTGTTCGTCTGTGGGGCGGGTGGTGGCCCAGCTGGTGGTGGGGGAGGCGGTGTGGGGGCCGCCGTCGCTGACGTGGACTTGGACGCGGCCTGGGCCGTTGGTGGTGGTGTGCAGGTGCAGGGCGACGGGGGGTAGGGCGTGGGTGACGGCGTTGGTGACCAGTTCGGAGATGACCAGCAGGGCGTCGTAGAGCTGGTCTTCGTCCAGTCCCCAGGAGGCCAGGATGGGGCGGGCGGCACGGCGGGCGGTGGCCGGTGCGAGCGGTCCGTGTTCCAGTGGCAGGCTGAACACGCGCGCACCGGCCGCGGCGGCGTGCGGCGCGGGGCGCTGTTGCCGGCTGTGGGAGGTCGTGGTGGTCGTCATCAAGATCACTGCCTGTCCGGAAGGGCCGGAATGCTTCTTCTGGTACTTCCAGCACACTCCCGTCGAGCGCAGGCTCTCTGAGCAGTCCATACCCAAAACCAAAAATCGGTGGTTTGGTATGCCGTTGTTTCCCCTGGCCGGTTGCTGGTCGCAGGGCGCGCCGTGAGCTGCGGTGACGCGCCCTGGCTGTCATCCTTGCCAGGTCAGACAACCCCGGGCCGGGCCGGAGCGGGAATACGGGGGTGAGTTCACCGCCGGAGTGGAGGCCATCATGCTGCTCAGTCACAGCCTGGACGGCGACGTGCTGCGGGTGACCCTGCACTGCAATCTCGACATCGCCACGCGGGCCGCGGCCGTCCAGGAGATCGAGGCCTTCGTCCGTGCCTGCCGGCCCCGCTGCGTGATCCTCAGCGTTCCCGCTGGGGAGCCGGCACCCGCCACGCTCAGCGCCGCCCTCCGGGCCCACCGCATGTGCCAGAAGGTGGGTATCGCGCTGGAGGTGACCGGAGTATCCACGGCGATGCAACGCCTGTTCGCTACGAACATCGCGTAGACCCCACCACTCGGGATCGGAAACGCGCGCGGTGGCTGCGGCCGCTGTTGTCCGCGCGGGCCTCCACGAGGCCCGCCCCGGCCGTGGGTGACTGGGATGGTGCGGAAGACGTTGAATCCGGTGTGACCAAGACGATGCGGCTTCCGTCCCTTCCCGGCGCCCAGCACAGTGGCAGTGCGGTTTCCCGCCCCGAGCTGGAGCCGATCTTCACTGAACTCGCCGCCCGGTGGGCCGGCGCCGGGCGGGCCGTGCCCGGCCGGGCGGACGAGGAGTGGACGACCCTCACCCGCCGCTCCCCGTGGCCGGTACGCTGACCGCACAGCACGATGCCGATGTCGATCACCAGCTATCACGTCTTTGCCCGGTCGTCGTCTGTGGGGCACGAGGACGATGTCACCGGCGCCCTGGTAGCCGCGGTCGGCCAGGATCGGGATGCCCAGGCGGATACACGTAGCGATGATCCGGTGCCGTCTGGCCGCGGTCAGATCGTGGGTCCGGCCGGGCAGCGCGGGCGAGATCCACACCAGCGTGCCGTCCGGAGCGGTCACCACCTGCAGGTTCACGCCGTGCCGGCGGTGCTTTCCCCAGTAGTCCGCCCGGCCGTCGCCGGTCCGGTCGCACTCGGCGAGTGTCCCCTCCAGCAGCAGGTAGCGGGCGTCGGGGCGATCTCAGGGCCGCGGTCAGACCGGGCGCGAGCTCTGCGAGGTGGCCGATCACGGCGTGCACGTGGGCGTGTGCGGTGCCCAGGCTGATACCGAAGCCGGCCGCGAGCTGACGCAGGGTGTCGTTCTTCCGCAGGTATACCAGTGCGACCAGGGCGCGCTCGGACGCTGGCAGCTTGCACCTGCGGTCACCTTCACGGGTGACAATGAGCATCGTGACCCACTCCACCAGGGCATGCGGAACATCGAGTACGGCACGATAAGGAACCAACAGAGCCCCAAGGCTGAAGAGTTGAGCGTAGACACCTCGCTCAACAGCCCTGGGGCTCTGCCCGTTCCGCCCTCACCACACCTCACCCGATCAGTAGCCGAACTGAACAAGCTCATGCTTCGCCGCCCGGTTGCGCCAGGAGATGGTGGCCTCGCCGGTGAGTCGGCGGGCCATGAGGTCGGTCATGGCGAGGTAGATCGATCATGGCTTCGGATCGGGCAGGGAGGGTCTCGCCAGGTGGCGGTGGAGCATCAGCCAGCCGTAGGTCCGCTCGACCGTCCGGGATCGGGATGAACCCCCTGCTCCCGGGGGTACGGGCGGTGATTTCCAAGTCGATGCCGAGAGTGGCGGCGTGCTCGACGAAGTGCTTGCGATAGCCGCCGTCGACCCCAGTGAGGTGACCCCCGGAGTGTGGACGCAGTGATCGCGTTCGGGGCAGGCCGGATGAGGTGGTAGACCTCGCGGATCACGTAGCGTTTGAGGCATCGGATGATCTCGCGTTTCGTCTTGCCTTCTGCGGTTCGGCGGGCGGCGTAGTCGATCGTGGGCTGGTGGAATCGCATGCGGACGATGACGGTGCGGTAGATCGCGGCGTTGAGCTGGCGATGGCCGCCGTGGTTGATGCGGTGCCTGGCGCTGGTCATTTTGGAGCCGGTGGGCACGGGTGCGATGCCCGCGAGTTTGGCGAGTGCGGCTTCGGACTTGATGCGCTCGGGGTTGTCGCCGGCTGCGACGAGGATTTCCGCGGCCGTGTCCACTGCGATGCCGAACGGCTCGAGCAACTGCGGGGCGGCTCGGTGCGCCAGGTCATCGATCATCTTCGTCAGCTCTTTGGCCTCGGCGTCGAGGTACTGCCACCGCTTGGCCAGCGTGCGCAGGGCGTGACGTAGTGCGCCCTCAGGGCCCTCCAGCTGTCGAGGACGCAGGCCCGCCAGGTGCCGGGCCAGAGCGATCTGCGTTGTGCCGGCGGTCTCGTGACGCAGGCCATCGCCGGCGTGGACGAGCATCGCCTTCATGGTGACCCTCGCGGCCGCGCGCTGTTCGACGGCCTGGTCGTGGGCGATCTTCAGCCGGCGGATCATCTCGGCCTCGCCGTCCGCCGTCTTGGGAGTGGCGGTGGCAAAGCCGGCGAGAACCGCGGGGCGGCGTTCTCGGCATCCAGCGTGTCGGACTTGCCGTTCATCCGCCGTAGCCGCCGGTCCGGCCGGCCGGCCTCGACCACCTTGTGACCGGCCCGGCGAAGGAACGAGGCCAGGGTGGCGCCGTAGAAGCCGGTGCCCTCGACCCCGAATGCGAGCACCTTGCCGAACGAGGTTGCCCAGTCCAGGAGTTGCTGGAATCCACCGGTGTCCGTGGGGATAGTCAATGTCGCCAGGATTTTGCCGATGGTGTCCATGACTGGCGACGTGCACGTGCTTGTGTGTGTCGACGCCGATCACGACGTGCCCGGACCTGTGCTGCTCGTTGGTGTTCACCGCGTTCCTTCCGGCCGGCAGCGTGAGGTGCACGCTGTCGCCGGCCGGATCATGCCAGCCGAGAGGGCCTCCACTCAACCGTCAACTCCATCCGGGGACCGGGAGCTCCACCTCCCGCACCAGGGCCCGCTCCGCGCCCGTGTCCGGCAAGCCGGCCGACTGCCGGAAGGCACCGCCCTGGCCGCGCTACAGGAAGTTGTTAGGCCAGATCATGGTGCGCCACATGTGTGCGACCGGTGAGCCATCAAAGCCCAGGCCCTGATCGGGTTGCCGGAAGTGCCGGCCGATGATGTCTTCGAACTCGGCGATGTCGATGTCGTCTTCGTTGTCGAAGGTGTACAGGTCGTTGAGGGTGACCAGACGCGCTGTCATGTACCAACGGTGTGCACGAACGTGCTCATAGGCACTGTGTATGTGTGCGGGTGGGGCGTATTGCGGGCCGAAGAAGGTCCGGTATGCCTCGGGGTAGTCGTAGCCAACCGACGGGTCGGGAAAGAAACGCAGGATCTCGTGCTGGCGGATAGCCCAGGCGACTTCCTCGGAGACGTAAGGGGCCACCAGCTGGGCGCCCCAGTGTCCATGGTGGCTGCGCAGCAGG
It includes:
- a CDS encoding HD domain-containing protein, whose product is MTTSIEPVPQPRPGHGQEGLERMAVLPSIAMMGTAHHATGEELLAELRPGKVFMMGDNPALPPMPERPTLADFFRLRLEPFTARHMLHSARRARDLGLNEEVVLACLLHDIAVGGLLRSHHGHWGAQLVAPYVSEEVAWAIRQHEILRFFPDPSVGYDYPEAYRTFFGPQYAPPAHIHSAYEHVRAHRWYMTARLVTLNDLYTFDNEDDIDIAEFEDIIGRHFRQPDQGLGFDGSPVAHMWRTMIWPNNFL
- the istB gene encoding IS21-like element helper ATPase IstB — translated: MSELTGNRIRTTAGKLGLPHLAETINEYTRRADEAKMGYLDFLDLVLSEELAVRDDRRFRQGLRLSKLPHHKTLDEYDFSFQPELDPRKVKDLASLSFVDGKANAALLGPPGVGKTHIAVALAVAACRAGYSIYFTSLDDMVRNLKAAESAGRLVNKLGTYLRPSVLVIDEVGYQPLERAEANLVFQVISKRYEKGSIILTSNKTFSEWGQVFGDEVLATAILDRLLHHCEVIAINGPSYRLKNRLQAIERENEVA
- a CDS encoding ATP-binding protein; the encoded protein is MTTTTTSHSRQQRPAPHAAAAGARVFSLPLEHGPLAPATARRAARPILASWGLDEDQLYDALLVISELVTNAVTHALPPVALHLHTTTNGPGRVQVHVSDGGPHTASPTTSWATTRPTDEHGRGTTIITTLAHHTGTTPTPDNDTDGLINHWADLSAA
- the istA gene encoding IS21 family transposase — protein: MVLDPQRWLELRRFRALVESGAVSLTEVAKETGLDRKTVRKYLSSTAASVPPRRTSNGRPRKKAVDEVAPLIDAMLRAEILIKGAVVHERLVKEYGSTINYQRVKLYLQEARPRIAGELGIEPRELAGMHRRFEVVPGAQAQVDWGDEGKILAHLGIPKVYSFHMVLSYSRDPFCCFTTSQDLQTFFDCHRRAFAHFGGVPMSIVYDRTKTVVRRHVAPGEAVPLHPEAVGFAGHYDFDIDVLAAYRPTGKGRVERQVLIVRDHVLAGRAFSSLEELDAAFLAWVPQRRARTHATHHEVIGHRAARDHAALKPLPSSPYLVAERHLRPVGKDCLVAFGGNLYSVPARKVRPRQLVEIRATKSQVMLHTTVPDASGETLLSSHPRAVGRGVVVKQDEHWDGLPTGKNRRTTTGDEPPPPQSEFPAAGRIGPLQALLNRAAATQIEVGRRPLSVYDELTGTRPFTTNSPTKESS
- a CDS encoding transposase gives rise to the protein MDTIGKILATLTIPTDTGGFQQLLDWATSFGKVLAFGVEGTGFYGATLASFLRRAGHKVVEAGRPDRRLRRMNGKSDTLDAENAAPRFSPALPPPLPRRRTARPR